The genomic stretch AAGATAATTGGGCTTACTATTTTCAGCACTTTGAAAGGTAGTTCCGAATAGTTTTAAATAGCAGCCTGCTGAAAAACCAACTCGTACTGTTCGCTCACCAAATCCCAGTTGTAGCGGTTATTTAGCTTCCCAATATTGTTTTTAATCTTTTGAATCTGGATGTCGTTTCTTTCCAATAAATCAGCTGCATTGGCCACATCGTTTACGTCCATAAAGTAGGTGGCATCATCGCCTAGCACTTCTCTGTTAAAAGGATTGTCATGGGCACAAATCATGGAACTACAGCCCATGGCCTCAAGTAATGATGGATTTGTTCCCCCCACTGAATGGCCATGGAAGAAAATGTGGGAAAAATAACGGAGGTTGTAAATATTCTCCTTTTTGTAAGTAGCTTTTATAAAGCGAATTCGGCTGTCTTTAAAGGTTGATTTAAGGTACTCGCCATAGCTGGTTTCGTGATTTCCTACCACCAAGGTTACTTTTGGAGATTTGCTTTTTTGAATGCCTCCCAATATAGTTTCCAGATTATTTTCTGGCTCCAGCCGAGCAATAACCAAGTTATATTCTCCGGGTTCTACACCATATTTTTCTAGAATGTTCGGGTTGGCACTTTTGAATTTTTCAGCTCCGTATGGAATGAAGATTACCTGATTTTTATATTTCTTATTGAGGTAATTTTGAATTTCTACGGAGTCGGCTATTAAAACATGACTACCATTGGCAGCCCATTTTTCGGCTCTTTTTAAAAATCGCTGCACCCGCGGTGAATACTTGCTGCGCTTCCACTCCAAGCCATCCATATTGGTAATGATAGCCGATTTATGAGGAATCAAACGTTGCCAAATACTGCTTGAAGTATAGCCCAACATAAGTATGGCGTCAAAGTTTCTCCATCGGGCATCAAGTATGCAATTTAAGTCATAAATAAATTGACCGGCTGTTCCTATTCTGTGCTCTGGGTCATATTTGTGAATGATTTCAACACCTTCAAAATCTTTTTGCTGATAGGGATGGCTATGCGAATTGTACACAATGACTTGATGTCCGCGCGAAGCCATGCGTGTAGCAATTTGCTGCGCACATTCTTCAAAACCACCATAGTAATTCGGAATACCTCGGGTGCCAATTATCCCAATTTTCATGTTGTAGAGTCCTTCATTAGAGATTGGTAAATATCAGAAATTTCCTTTGCAGCTTTCTTCCAGCTAAAGTTTTCTTCTACCCATTGTTGATGATTACTTTCACCTGCCAGAGCGGTCTCCACAGCCTCTCTTATGGAAGCAATGTCATTGGGTTCGCAGTAATACGCATGGTTTCCGAATATTTCTTTTTGTGCTCCTCTATCCGTAATCACCACATTGCAGCCGGCTTTTAAAGCTTCTAAAGTGGAAAGCCCTGTGGTTTCATAATAGCTGATGAGTGCATGAACCTTTGCTTTTCCAAACTGCTTTTCCAATTCTTCCTTTGATACCCTTCCTAAAAAAGACACATTTTCACCTGCTTCTTGCTGGCATGCTTCATAATATGCTGAGTGATTTGCCGCTGCCGCTCCTGTTATGGTTAATGGAATGTTGGTGTCTTTTAATGCCTTGATGAGGTTGAGCTGATTTTTGAAACCTTCAATGCGCGCTGCACAAAGCACCCCTTCACGGGAACTTGATGGAGAAACGGAAATGTGCTCACTACCTAGATTTACCTTTTTATATGGAGGGACCAAACCTATCTCTCTCTCTATCAACTCAGCTTCCTGGTGAGAAGTGGTAAACATATATTGTGATTGCTTGAGCAATGCTTTTATGCTTTTTCGGTTACCCGAAAGGAGAAATTTCAAACCAGGAAATGTATCGCTACCGTTCAGCCAGCGCAGGTTTACCTTTATATATTCCAGCCCGAATTTTCCAAACAAGCGGTACAAGAGTTTGCTGCTAGTGCTTCGATACAGTTTGTCATATTCAGAATAATCATGATAGATGGAACTTACCACCAGAGGAATCTGTTTTGGAATATTAAGCCTAAGATCCGCAGGGCGAATGATGTTGAAAAAATGAACTAACTGATAATCATTAATATTAATCCTCTCTCCACACAGTTTTATATCCACCGTATGCCCCAAGTCTCTCAAATATTTGGCGGTTTGCTCTACCTGCAAAGTATCGCCACCGGGCTGGGTAAATAATGTAGATCGGCTTGTAAATAAAACATTCATAAGTTTGCTTGAACCTTACTTGATGTGGGGTGTTCAAGAGTACGAATCTATTAAATCAAATTTCAAACAAATGAAAAGAATAATTTCAATGTTGGTAATTACAGCATTCATGGCTTCTTGTGGAGGTGGTGATGCAGATGCTAAC from Owenweeksia hongkongensis DSM 17368 encodes the following:
- a CDS encoding DUF1972 domain-containing protein, with amino-acid sequence MKIGIIGTRGIPNYYGGFEECAQQIATRMASRGHQVIVYNSHSHPYQQKDFEGVEIIHKYDPEHRIGTAGQFIYDLNCILDARWRNFDAILMLGYTSSSIWQRLIPHKSAIITNMDGLEWKRSKYSPRVQRFLKRAEKWAANGSHVLIADSVEIQNYLNKKYKNQVIFIPYGAEKFKSANPNILEKYGVEPGEYNLVIARLEPENNLETILGGIQKSKSPKVTLVVGNHETSYGEYLKSTFKDSRIRFIKATYKKENIYNLRYFSHIFFHGHSVGGTNPSLLEAMGCSSMICAHDNPFNREVLGDDATYFMDVNDVANAADLLERNDIQIQKIKNNIGKLNNRYNWDLVSEQYELVFQQAAI
- a CDS encoding glycosyltransferase, with translation MNVLFTSRSTLFTQPGGDTLQVEQTAKYLRDLGHTVDIKLCGERININDYQLVHFFNIIRPADLRLNIPKQIPLVVSSIYHDYSEYDKLYRSTSSKLLYRLFGKFGLEYIKVNLRWLNGSDTFPGLKFLLSGNRKSIKALLKQSQYMFTTSHQEAELIEREIGLVPPYKKVNLGSEHISVSPSSSREGVLCAARIEGFKNQLNLIKALKDTNIPLTITGAAAANHSAYYEACQQEAGENVSFLGRVSKEELEKQFGKAKVHALISYYETTGLSTLEALKAGCNVVITDRGAQKEIFGNHAYYCEPNDIASIREAVETALAGESNHQQWVEENFSWKKAAKEISDIYQSLMKDSTT